TCTGGTAATAAATTGGGATAACTGTATTGTGTAATTTATCATATAAGGAAGCTGCATCTTCCTGATCACTGCTTTTGATATCAGGTGCTGATCCAATCGCCCATCCGGTAAATCCTTCAACGCAGCCTTCGATCCACCATCCATCTAAAATACTTAAACTAGGGATGCCATTGTGTGCTGCTTTCATTCCTGAAGTACCTGATGCTTCTAGCGGTTTTTTGGGAGTATTTAACCATAAATCTACCCCCGAAACTATTCTCTTAGCTAAATCTAAATTATAATTTTCCAGGTAAACAACCTCTATTTGTCCTTTAAGCTGTTGGGAAATATGAACAATCTTTTGGATTAATTCCTTCCCCGACCAATCTTTAGGATGGGCTTTACCAGAGAATATTAGTTGGATTTTACCAGTCTTTCTGGAAATATCTACCAACCTATTGATATCATAAAAGATTAAATCTGCCCGTTTATAAGCTGTTGCTCTCCTGGCAAAACCAATGGTTAACACTTCCGAATTAAATTGCACCCCTGTTTCTTGAAAAATAATATCAATAAGACATTTTTTCGCTTCCTGATGAGTTTGCCATACTTCCTCATCCGGTATATTTAAAGCGTATCGCAAACTAAAGGGATCATTTTCCCACCCCGGAATATAACGATCAAAGAGTTTTCGAAAATGAGGACTTACCCAGGTAGCAGAATGAACCCCATTGGTAATTGAATTAATATGGTACCCGGGAAACATCTCCTGGGAAATTACTCCATGTCTTTTGGCCACTCCATTTATATAATGGCTTAGATTAAGAGCAAGAGCAGTCATATTCAAGCTTTCTTGTCCACCGAATTCCTTTAATAAGGGTTCAGGGATAGGTTTTCCTAAAACCTTTCTCACCAAGTCATAAGAAAATTGATCCATGCCAGCAGGTACCGGTGTATGAGTGGTGAAAATACACAAGCTTTTAACTTTCTCGACAAGACTATTATTCCACTTTTCCTCCTGATGATGATAATAATCGAGCAGTTCCAAAGTCAACAAACTAGCATGTCCTTCATTCATATGATATTTAGAGATAGTATTAAATCCCAGCTCCCTAAGCATTCTCACTCCGCCAATTCCCAATACAATTTCCTGGGCGAGCCGGTATCTTTTGTCACCACCATACAAGTAATCAGAAAGACTACGATCATAAACACTATTTTCCGGTAAATCAGTATCCAAAAATAAGACGGGGGTGCAATAATTATCCAAACCTTTTATACAAAAAAGCCATGCCTGAATCCAAACTTTTCTATTCTCAATTTCGATTAAAATTTTATTGGGTAATAATTGCATATAATCTTGAGGATTCCATTCTTCGGGTAATTCCACCTGAATCCCTTCTTTTTTATCAACTTCTTGATGTAGATACCCCTTCTTATAAAGCAAGGTAACACCAACCAGGGGAACTTTTAAGTCCGCAGAAGAGCGGAGCATATCGCCGGCTAAAATCCCCAATCCTCCGCTGTAAGAAGGTATTTTGCCATCTACACATATTTCCATAGAAAAATAGGCAATTTTTTTATCTTTTTTAAACCTTTTAGGAATTTGAAAAAGGACTCCTCCCTTAGCTTCCATAAGTGCTCCTTTCAAAGCTCGACAATGATTGATAATCTTATTTACCTACAATAAAAATTGTAGATTCAACTTAACTATTTATATATAGAACTGAAATATCTTGCCTCATTTTTTTCCGTCAATACATTTTAAAATTTAATAACTGTACCATCCTTCAGCGGTAAAAAATAAAAAAGACAATTCATTTTCTTGATATATGTAGTGCAAAATGATATCATAAAAATAAGAGATTTGCAAATTCAATTACCCCACTAAAGTTTACACTAACGATAAAATTGTAATTGAATAGATTAAAAAAATAGGAGGTTAGAAAAAAATGGCAAAAAAATACCAGAATATCGATATTAATCAAGAAGCTCCTTCAGTACAAAACTATTTTTATTTAAACAACGGAAAAAAGTTAAAAAATATTGCTGAATTAATGGAAAATTTACAATATATGGACCAGGGTTTATTTTCTTTTCATGTAAATGAGCAACATAATGATTTCGCCATCTGGATTCGCGATGTATTCGGGGAAAAGGAGCTAGCTCGCCGAATAAGTAAAGCCCGTTATCCTGCTAACATGTTAAAATCAATAGAAAAATATATCCAAAGATAAGATAGAAAGGATTTTTCTTATTTATTACCTTAATAAAAATAAAAAAAACAGAGTGGTCATTGAAAATGTCCAACCTGAAATTGATGGTGGTTCATTTCCCATCAAAAGAATTATCGGAGAAAAAATAAAGGTCACGGCAGATATCTTTGCTGATGGTCATGATCAGATCAGAGCCTCTCTTCTATTTCGAAAAAAAGGAAAAGAAAAATGGCAGTTTTCTCCCATGAACTTTGAAGGAAATGACCGGTGGTCCGGAGATTTTACAGTCCAAGGAATAGGTATCTACGATTACAGTATAGAAGGATGGGTCGATCCTTTAATAACCTGGCTGAATAATATCCCAAAAAGATTTCAAGCGCAGGAAAAAATAAAAGTTGACATCTTAAGTAATATTCCTCTTTTGGAAAGATTAGCTCAACAAATAACCTTAAAAGAAAGAAAATATATAAACCAGATTATTACCAGATTAAAAGAAGAAGACAAACCCGAAAAATTAGTAGCCATTCTCCAGGATAAGACACTGTCGATTATTATTCAAGAAAATCCTTTAAAATATCATAAAATTCGCTATTGTAAAAAATTAAAGGTAATCATTGATCGAAAGAAAGCTTTATTTAGCACCTGGTATGAGCTGTTCCCCCGTTCCTGTTCCCAAGAAAAAAACCAGCATGGCACTTTTTTAGATTGCGAAAAAATCCTGCCTGATATTGCCAAGCTGGGTTTTGATATTCTTTATTTTCCCCCTATTCACCCCATTGGAAAAACCCACCGTAAAGGGAAAAATAATAGTATAATTGCTCAAAAAGGAGATCCGGGAAGTCCCTGGGCGATAGGAGATGAATCCGGTGGACATATGGCTATTCATCCCCAACTGGGAAATCTCAACGACTTCCATCGGTTGATAAAAAAAGCAAAAGAATATGGTATTGAAATAGCCCTGGATTTAGCTTTTCAGTGTTCCCGGGATCATCCTTATATTAAAATCCATCCGGAATGGTTCAGATGGCGAGCGGATGGGACCATTCAGTATGCTGAAAATCCTCCCAAAAAATATGAGGACATC
This is a stretch of genomic DNA from Candidatus Atribacteria bacterium. It encodes these proteins:
- the glgP gene encoding alpha-glucan family phosphorylase — encoded protein: MEAKGGVLFQIPKRFKKDKKIAYFSMEICVDGKIPSYSGGLGILAGDMLRSSADLKVPLVGVTLLYKKGYLHQEVDKKEGIQVELPEEWNPQDYMQLLPNKILIEIENRKVWIQAWLFCIKGLDNYCTPVLFLDTDLPENSVYDRSLSDYLYGGDKRYRLAQEIVLGIGGVRMLRELGFNTISKYHMNEGHASLLTLELLDYYHHQEEKWNNSLVEKVKSLCIFTTHTPVPAGMDQFSYDLVRKVLGKPIPEPLLKEFGGQESLNMTALALNLSHYINGVAKRHGVISQEMFPGYHINSITNGVHSATWVSPHFRKLFDRYIPGWENDPFSLRYALNIPDEEVWQTHQEAKKCLIDIIFQETGVQFNSEVLTIGFARRATAYKRADLIFYDINRLVDISRKTGKIQLIFSGKAHPKDWSGKELIQKIVHISQQLKGQIEVVYLENYNLDLAKRIVSGVDLWLNTPKKPLEASGTSGMKAAHNGIPSLSILDGWWIEGCVEGFTGWAIGSAPDIKSSDQEDAASLYDKLHNTVIPIYYQNRGKWINIMRHSIAINASFFNTHRMVLQYGLNAYL
- a CDS encoding alpha-1,4-glucan--maltose-1-phosphate maltosyltransferase, whose product is MYYLNKNKKNRVVIENVQPEIDGGSFPIKRIIGEKIKVTADIFADGHDQIRASLLFRKKGKEKWQFSPMNFEGNDRWSGDFTVQGIGIYDYSIEGWVDPLITWLNNIPKRFQAQEKIKVDILSNIPLLERLAQQITLKERKYINQIITRLKEEDKPEKLVAILQDKTLSIIIQENPLKYHKIRYCKKLKVIIDRKKALFSTWYELFPRSCSQEKNQHGTFLDCEKILPDIAKLGFDILYFPPIHPIGKTHRKGKNNSIIAQKGDPGSPWAIGDESGGHMAIHPQLGNLNDFHRLIKKAKEYGIEIALDLAFQCSRDHPYIKIHPEWFRWRADGTIQYAENPPKKYEDIVPFDFETDHWQELWQELKKITFYWIEQGIKIFRVDNPHTKPFLFWEWLIGQVKEKYPEVIFLAEAFTRPKVMYRLAKVGFTQSYTYFSWRNTKNELTEYLNELTNSKIKEYFRPNFWPNTPDILSEYLQSGNRPAFLIRFILAATLSSNYGIYGPVYERFINQAIAGKEEYLYSEKYEIKQWKNEDIKENTRDFISRINQIRRENSAFQMTNNLKFYHVDNDNLICFAKFNNDLSNIILVVINLDPHYTQSGWVQVPLSDMGIETDQPFLAHDLLGGDQYIWKGEYNYVELNPNTLPAHIFKMKKRLKKESDFDYFA